In Ktedonobacteraceae bacterium, one genomic interval encodes:
- a CDS encoding PfkB family carbohydrate kinase, whose translation MSILVVGSVALDTVETPFARVEETLGGAASYFTTAASLYNQVNLVAIVGSDFPQEHIDFWHTRPVSLAGLQVKEGRTFRWTARYHMDMNTRDTLDTQLGVYEGFHPIIPEEYRRSELLFLANIQPELQLEVLEQVLQPRLTVLDTMELWIMTAHQQLSEVIKRVDILLMSEEEIRQYTQCPSIVTGVRQLLKMGLKYVVVKQGSYGARLFGADGTFFSAPTYPLEEVIDPTGAGDAFAGGFLGYLSLVEPQPDGSYAVADLKRAVVHGNIIGSYVCEDFSMQRLRALAMDDIAERYRALVMCSHFDPNWKP comes from the coding sequence GTGTCCATTCTAGTTGTTGGTTCGGTCGCTCTGGATACGGTCGAAACGCCATTTGCCAGGGTCGAAGAAACGCTTGGCGGAGCTGCATCCTATTTTACCACAGCAGCTTCGCTGTATAACCAGGTCAACCTGGTGGCAATAGTGGGGAGTGATTTTCCGCAAGAACACATCGATTTCTGGCATACGCGCCCGGTGAGCCTGGCAGGTCTCCAGGTGAAAGAGGGAAGAACCTTCCGCTGGACCGCGCGCTATCATATGGATATGAATACACGCGATACGCTCGACACGCAGCTAGGCGTCTATGAAGGGTTCCATCCCATTATTCCAGAAGAGTACCGCCGCAGCGAACTGCTGTTCCTGGCCAATATCCAGCCGGAATTGCAGCTGGAAGTGCTGGAGCAGGTTCTCCAACCACGCCTCACGGTGCTTGATACTATGGAACTATGGATCATGACCGCGCACCAGCAGCTTAGCGAAGTCATCAAGCGGGTGGATATCCTTTTGATGAGCGAGGAAGAAATACGGCAGTATACGCAATGTCCCAGCATTGTTACAGGCGTGCGGCAACTCCTGAAAATGGGTCTGAAGTACGTGGTGGTGAAGCAGGGTAGTTATGGAGCACGGCTTTTTGGCGCTGATGGCACCTTTTTCAGCGCCCCTACCTATCCCCTGGAAGAGGTCATCGACCCGACCGGCGCGGGCGATGCATTTGCCGGTGGCTTCCTTGGCTATCTTTCGCTTGTAGAGCCACAGCCTGATGGTAGTTATGCCGTCGCCGATTTAAAACGCGCCGTCGTCCACGGCAACATCATCGGCTCCTACGTCTGTGAAGATTTCAGCATGCAACGCTTGCGCGCCCTGGCTATGGATGACATTGCCGAACGCTACCGCGCGCTTGTCATGTGCTCGCACTTCGACCCCAATTGGAAGCCGTAG
- the mtnA gene encoding S-methyl-5-thioribose-1-phosphate isomerase, protein MPGESQSQHLRTVWWEEDADGEAVCMIDQSLLPQQAVILRLAHEEQVAEAIKTLKVRGAPAIGVAAAFGIALSLYRLLREQGEDLAQFEVRAHLQGAGEMLRRTRPTAVNLAWAIDRMLRRANSAMNESIAPRELAQLLRDEAQAIADEDFDACMKMGYYGAELIADGDTLLTHCNAGSLATAGWGTALAPMYVAHHSGKKIHVFVDETRPVLQGARLTAWELQQEGIPLTLITDNMAGHFMRTAGIKAVFVGADRIAANGDVANKIGTYSVAVLAKAHSIPFYVLAPRSTIDLSLASGEEIPIEQRNPEEVTSIRGTMIAPPGIHAANPAFDVTPHTYVTAIITEAGIARPPYEASLRQLCSGYHNIDNPGSDATPV, encoded by the coding sequence ATGCCTGGCGAGAGTCAATCACAGCATTTGCGTACCGTCTGGTGGGAAGAGGACGCGGATGGCGAAGCAGTTTGTATGATCGATCAATCGCTGCTGCCGCAGCAGGCAGTCATTCTCAGGCTGGCACATGAAGAGCAGGTTGCTGAGGCTATTAAGACATTAAAGGTGCGTGGCGCCCCCGCAATCGGTGTAGCCGCCGCCTTTGGCATTGCCCTTTCCCTCTATCGCTTGCTGCGCGAGCAAGGTGAAGACCTGGCACAATTTGAAGTGAGGGCGCACCTGCAAGGCGCCGGTGAGATGCTGCGCCGCACCCGTCCCACTGCCGTCAACCTTGCCTGGGCCATTGACCGCATGCTGCGTCGAGCAAATAGTGCGATGAATGAGAGTATTGCTCCTCGCGAACTGGCGCAGTTATTGCGCGACGAAGCTCAGGCCATCGCCGATGAAGATTTCGACGCCTGCATGAAAATGGGATATTATGGAGCGGAACTCATAGCCGATGGCGATACCCTGTTGACACACTGTAACGCCGGTTCGCTCGCGACTGCCGGGTGGGGAACTGCTCTGGCACCCATGTATGTAGCGCATCACTCCGGTAAAAAAATACACGTCTTCGTTGATGAAACGCGGCCTGTGCTGCAGGGGGCGCGCCTCACAGCCTGGGAATTGCAACAGGAGGGCATTCCCCTGACATTGATTACCGATAACATGGCCGGGCATTTCATGCGCACCGCCGGAATCAAAGCGGTCTTCGTCGGGGCTGACCGCATTGCCGCCAATGGCGATGTCGCCAACAAAATAGGCACGTACAGCGTCGCGGTGCTGGCGAAAGCTCATTCCATCCCATTCTATGTGCTGGCGCCGCGTTCGACCATCGACCTGAGCCTTGCATCCGGTGAAGAGATTCCCATCGAGCAGCGCAATCCCGAAGAAGTCACGAGTATACGGGGAACTATGATCGCGCCGCCTGGCATACACGCGGCCAATCCCGCATTTGATGTCACACCGCATACCTACGTGACGGCCATTATCACCGAAGCTGGAATTGCGCGACCGCCATATGAGGCATCGCTGCGCCAGCTCTGTTCCGGCTATCATAACATTGATAATCCTGGTAGTGACGCCACGCCAGTTTAA